Proteins encoded in a region of the Rutidosis leptorrhynchoides isolate AG116_Rl617_1_P2 chromosome 9, CSIRO_AGI_Rlap_v1, whole genome shotgun sequence genome:
- the LOC139868950 gene encoding probably inactive leucine-rich repeat receptor-like protein kinase At5g48380: protein LEIEILGRSRHKNILPLLGFCFEKDKKFLIYKYMCNGTLHQWLHSKPQVEGKKMGWTLRFRIAIGIARGLVWLHHNNVMRVAHLKINSKCILLDDKFEPKISNFGNSNILMNTSGIPSSCSNFLVPEFSASPPYKEDVYCFGILLLELVGAKEPLKWINSTRELKVIIDECLMRQGFDEEIHEVVGLAETCIRAQKDGATSMLQVYQAMRAISLSRNEICADLCIDLE from the coding sequence CTAGAAATTGAAATTTTAGGAAGATCAAGGCACAAAAATATACTCCCACTACTAGGTTTTTGTTTTGAAAAAGATAAAAAGTTCTTGATATACAAATACATGTGTAACGGGACCCTCCATCAATGGCTACATTCTAAGCCACAAGTAGAGGGTAAGAAGATGGGATGGACGTTAAGGTTTAGGATCGCAATAGGGATAGCTCGAGGACTGGTATGGCTACATCACAATAACGTCATGCGTGTAGCCCATCTTAAAATCAACTCAAAATGTATCTTACTTGATGATAAGTTTGAGCCAAAAATATCAAATTTTGGTAATTCAAATATATTGATGAATACAAGCGGCATCCCATCAAGTTGTAGCAACTTTTTGGTTCCGGAATTTAGTGCAAGTCCTCCTTACAAGGAGGATGTTTATTGCTTTGGGATATTGTTGCTCGAGCTAGTTGGTGCAAAAGAACCATTAAAATGGATCAATTCGACCCGGGAATTAAAGGTAATCATTGATGAATGCTTAATGCGACAAGGATTTGATGAGGAAATACATGAAGTAGTTGGATTAGCGGAAACATGCATTCGAGCACAAAAGGATGGAGCAACAAGCATGTTGCAAGTGTATCAAGCGATGCGTGCCATTTCATTATCAAGAAACGAAATTTGTGCAGATTTATGTATTGACTTAGAATAA
- the LOC139868951 gene encoding inactive LRR receptor-like serine/threonine-protein kinase BIR2: MGLRGPFPVGLKKCTSLTGLDLSRNELTGQIPSNIGDILPFITSLDLSFNNFSGPIPPSLANCRNINVFKLDHNQLTGQIPQELSRLYRIKDFNVANNSLWGPVPVFSDINMFADNYLGNSGLCGGPLKRWKNEAREDVFFTGFKIGFALSAILTMSIMFCYFSGPSINDMRAYHYLIKKIKGRKHHMVTGSPDTPIREESCGEETKVTAMEKFICRLTLVELEMATNNFDAKKVIGYGYMGLMYKASFPNGLMLADKRLHKFESFEKEFLLLYDILNGNRLNIIG; encoded by the exons ATGGGACTCAGAGGACCGTTTCCAGTGGGCTTAAAAAAATGCACTAGCCTCACTGGATTAGATCTTTCTAGAAATGAACTCACAGGACAAATTCCTTCTAATATAGGAGATATTTTACCCTTTATCACGTCACTCGATCTCTCATTCAACAACTTTTCAGGTCCAATTCCACCTAGTCTTGCAAACTGCAGAAATATCAATGTTTTTAAACTTGACCACAACCAACTGACGGGCCAAATCCCTCAAGAATTAAGTAGACTCTATCGTATCAAGGATTTCAATGTCGCTAACAACTCACTGTGGGGACCAGTACCTGTTTTTTCCGATATAAACATGTTTGCAGATAACTATTTAGGAAACTCAGGGCTTTGTGGAGGTCCTTTGAAACGTTGGAAGAATGAAGCACGTGAAGATGTATTTTTTACAGGGTTTAAGATTGGATTTGCTCTGTCTGCTATCTTAACTATGTCGATTATGTTCTGTTATTTTTCTGGACCATCTATAAACGACATGAGGGCTTATCATTACCTGATCAAGAAAATAAAGGGAAGGAAGCATCACATGGTTACAGGAAGCCCTGATACACCGATTAGAGAAGAAAGTTGCGGCGAAGAGACCAAG gtAACTGCCATGGAAAAGTTTATATGTCGACTGACTTTGGTGGAACTTGAAATGGCCACCAATAACTTTGACGCTAAAAAGGTAATTGGCTACGGATACATGGGACTCATGTATAAGGCTTCGTTTCCAAACGGTTTAATGCTTGCCGATAAGAGGCTCCATAAGTTTGAGAGCTTTGAGAAAGAGTTCTTACTGTTATACGATATATTGAATGGGAATCGGTTGAATATTATTGgttga
- the LOC139865828 gene encoding uncharacterized protein, with amino-acid sequence MTLEDFFTLSELKDGLTNPDRVKELITVMQSEKDSMVNRQWSMVATAIASTENKNCLDLFIYLDGPSFINKWLKDSQKLLEDNENGVVEELIIALLKALERLQIDKETLVDFEIVKLVQDIGANSSSKTVREKSKLLCDSWMLNQDKNNETPNDVENLESFSGDNTETGPPSDKIMDSVTMIQKVLVRAEPSCKSTVDSECNIVNKSEVPNNKSETVEESDVKDEKKINIRDQIDSIELSTLEQIALNADVDNPLQPSITNTDVLSDKDEEMVDNGESPNSEANGGIQINGSSENGSRFFKLSLNSKKSDMELDYGMIDPLDIARQVANEVEREVDSRERSCSTSEKISGGENDKKSRKSTADSKQSQTPLVAESNKEISVPEPVKDAETLVSQISEVAQESEPDTGRRFSGFDLNQDVCSEEVDNSVNPVSGTHKNLKQLSGFLDFDLNVADVSEDKMVIISGVPSVEESSVANPTERPQLDLNSIGDDQNAWQSPSRSSSSSSKLPIKRNIDLNFNDQHSFSNDTSLDHSVISIFGKKVHVKEKDPFSEPKVEFGSGRRLEPSVHYGNPNPYSNHNINPNPNPSFYGHHNGMFFSMPLYGASHSTQMQMPYMVDSRGATFVPQVMPTQQPSPFIMNMIAPGPLHLQQNVDLNTGLMINGENRKINGLRQFFPQNVDERYFRPNNSLQASSSSNGGVKRLEPDSRFDFFPVNKHQQPPPWR; translated from the coding sequence ATGACTTTGGAGGACTTTTTTACCTTAAGTGAGTTAAAAGATGGGCTCACAAATCCTGATAGAGTTAAGGAGCTCATCACCGTAATGCAAAGTGAAAAAGACTCCATGGTCAACAGGCAGTGGTCAATGGTTGCAACCGCCATTGCATCCACTGAGAACAAGAACTGTCTTGATCTTTTTATCTATTTAGATGGACCGTCTTTCATAAATAAATGGCTTAAGGATTCTCAGAAGCTTCTAGAAGATAACGAAAACGGTGTTGTGGAAGAATTAATTATTGCATTATTGAAAGCACTCGAAAGGCTGCAGATAGATAAGGAGACGTTGGTTGACTTTGAAATAGTCAAATTGGTGCAGGATATTGGTGCAAATAGTAGTTCTAAAACGGTTCGTGAAAAATCTAAATTGTTGTGTGATAGTTGGATGCTAAATCAGGACAAGAATAACGAAACTCCCAACGATGTAGAAAATTTGGAGTCGTTTAGTGGTGATAATACGGAGACTGGCCCACCATCAGATAAAATAATGGACTCGGTAACCATGATTCAAAAGGTTCTGGTTCGTGCTGAGCCATCTTGTAAATCGACAGTTGATAGTGAATGTAATATTGTGAATAAATCTGAAGTCCCGAATAATAAGTCAGAAACTGTTGAGGAATCGGATGTTAAGGATGAAAAGAAGATTAATATTCGGGATCAAATAGACTCGATCGAATTGTCGACTCTGGAACAAATAGCTTTGAATGCTGATGTGGACAATCCGTTACAACCGTCTATTACAAACACTGACGTGTTAAGTGACAAAGATGAAGAAATGGTGGATAATGGTGAGAGTCCAAATTCGGAAGCTAACGGTGGTATTCAGATCAATGGAAGCTCAGAAAACGGGTCCCGGTTTTTTAAGTTATCATTAAATAGCAAGAAATCAGACATGGAGCTCGATTATGGGATGATAGACCCGTTGGATATAGCTAGGCAAGTTGCTAACGAGGTCGAACGAGAAGTTGATTCGCGCGAACGAAGTTGTAGCACCTCTGAGAAAATATCAGGTGGTGAAAATGATAAAAAGTCAAGAAAGTCAACTGCTGACTCCAAACAAAGTCAAACACCACTTGTTGCCGAATCAAATAAGGAGATCTCAGTACCTGAACCCGTGAAAGATGCTGAAACCCTAGTTTCGCAAATTTCCGAGGTGGCTCAAGAATCAGAACCTGACACTGGAAGGCGATTTTCGGGGTTCGATTTGAATCAAGATGTGTGCTCTGAAGAAGTTGATAATTCGGTCAACCCGGTCAGTGGGACCCACAAAAACTTGAAGCAGCTTTCTGGTTTTCTTGATTTCGATCTTAATGTTGCTGATGTCAGTGAGGATAAAATGGTAATTATATCCGGTGTTCCTTCTGTGGAGGAATCTTCTGTAGCGAACCCAACGGAAAGGCCTCAGTTGGATCTTAACAGTATCGGGGATGACCAAAACGCGTGGCAAAGTCCATCTCGTTCTTCTTCATCGTCATCAAAACTACCTATAAAAAGAAACATTGATCTGAACTTCAACGATCAGCACAGTTTTTCGAATGACACTTCGTTGGATCATTCTGTTATTTCCATATTTGGTAAAAAAGTTCATGTGAAGGAAAAAGATCCTTTTTCAGAACCCAAAGTGGAGTTCGGTTCAGGTAGACGTCTAGAACCTTCCGTTCATTATGGTAATCCTAATCCCtatagtaatcataatattaatcctaatcctaatccttCGTTCTATGGGCATCATAACGGCATGTTTTTCTCCATGCCTCTGTATGGAGCATCACATAGTACTCAAATGCAAATGCCATACATGGTTGATTCAAGAGGAGCCACTTTCGTACCTCAAGTTATGCCAACTCAGCAACCGTCGCCTTTCATCATGAACATGATTGCACCCGGGCCTCTCCATCTGCAGCAAAACGTTGACCTGAATACTGGTTTAATGATCAATGGTGAAAATAGGAAGATTAATGGTTTACGACAGTTTTTTCCTCAAAATGTTGATGAACGATACTTTAGACCAAATAACTCTTTACAAGCGTCTTCTAGTTCGAACGGTGGGGTGAAACGTCTTGAACCTGATTCAAGATTTGATTTTTTTCCAGTTAACaaacaccaacaaccaccaccatggAGGTAG
- the LOC139865829 gene encoding E3 ubiquitin-protein ligase CIP8-like, whose protein sequence is MADTSPPPPSASPPAISNNSDPTQYWCYQCDKQVPIETRPDHPDLICFECKNGFVESISTSHHAGQSDDEDSPAFGDEFLQVLRLIAHAAHEVDAPPPPPLDHPVDNTDHLRIEIDELNNNNEDEEHEQHESDDNNDNDVIVDEDEDDEDVVRREARDALRIRLRDFASRAASRRNRILDWADLLMGLEDQSIELGLQVQGGNGYIGNPGDYVDETGYENLLNNLMENDTGHRKCAPPAAKSVVEGLQTVDFIKSTDVELCAVCKDSVFNNEGKIVKQLECGHMYHGECIVPWLDERNTCPVCRFELPTDDLEYEEDKKKKLKSVTMNNRITDNGCSSSSSGGD, encoded by the coding sequence ATGGCCGACACTTCACCACCGCCACCGTCAGCTTCACCTCCGGCCATCTCCAATAATTCGGATCCCACTCAATACTGGTGCTACCAGTGCGACAAACAAGTCCCTATCGAAACCCGACCCGATCACCCGGACCTCATCTGCTTCGAATGTAAAAACGGATTCGTTGAATCAATTTCAACTTCGCATCACGCAGGTCAATCTGACGATGAAGATAGTCCGGCTTTCGGCGACGAGTTCCTTCAAGTTCTCAGGCTAATCGCTCACGCGGCGCATGAAGTTGACGCGCCACCTCCACCTCCTCTAGATCATCCCGTCGATAACACCGATCATCTCCGTATCGAAATCGATGAATTGAACAACAATAACGAAgatgaagagcatgagcaacatgaatcagatgataataatgataatgatgttatcgttgatgaagatgaagatgatgaggatGTCGTAAGACGAGAAGCACGAGACGCGCTGCGGATTCGGCTCCGTGATTTCGCAAGCCGAGCCGCGAGCCGTCGTAATCGAATACTCGATTGGGCGGATCTTTTAATGGGACTGGAGGACCAATCGATTGAATTAGGGTTACAAGTTCAAGGTGGAAATGGTTATATAGGTAATCCTGGAGACTATGTTGATGAAACTGGATATGAAAATTTATTAAATAATTTAATGGAAAATGATACCGGCCACCGGAAATGTGCTCCGCCGGCTGCTAAATCGGTTGTGGAAGGATTGCAAACGGTTGACTTTATAAAGTCAACTGATGTGGAATTATGTGCTGTATGTAAAGATAGTGTGTTTAATAATGAGGGTAAAATTGTTAAGCAGTTAGAGTGTGGTCATATGTATCATGGTGAGTGTATTGTGCCTTGGTTGGATGAAAGGAATACTTGTCCTGTTTGTAGGTTTGAATTGCCTACTGATGATCTTGAATATGAAGAAGATAAAAAGAAGAAATTGAAATCGGTAACGATGAATAATAGGATAACTGATAATGGCTGTTCTTCGAGTTCGAGTGGTGGTGATTAG